The segment TATTTGTACATAACCCTATGACTCCTTCATATTCACATACGTACTGTgtattattatattatacatgACTGATTTTCATAAGATATCGTATACTTGTATAGGCCGATATACCGGTTATAGATAGTTTCTTTTTACGGGTACAAACATTTACAAGTACATTCATGAAAGCTAACATTTATCATAATGATACACAACGCAATAAAATCACAAATGGGCCTTTCCTAAGGCCTCATCAATATTCCGGAATGAAATACCATCGTTGTGATGCGATTCTAAATTTACCGTCATTAACATACATCCGGTGCAAGGTATGCATGTCTGTCGACTTTTGCGGTCCGTTTTGTGTACGTTTTAGCTAGATGATGatcttgattgattgatttattgccTATACCAGCTGATAAATTGATAGCTGTAATTTCATCAgtatgaatagacaaatatgtAGGCGATATGACAGCTCTCGACATTAAACGTTACATTCACAGTGTTTGTTTGACATTTACtgcaatttttaattttaaatcttcGGATGTTATCGTTTAattttggataatttttttgtaaatctacacCTATACACTAGATCAtgttttaatgtacatataccTTTTCTCTTATACAAAGttacgatttaaaaaaaaattcccagtgAGCATGAAGTTGTTACTAAGGGTCTTGACACATCCTAAATTAATAAAGTCGAGAGGGAGTAAAAAACATATGGATTAGATGAGTTTTGGAAGTTTAAAAGTTAAACTTATCTAGACTATCGCCCACTGTACACATGAATATATCATAAAGGACTTCAGTGTGGACTACTTCATGCACATCCTCGtttatttgaaataatgcaTGTTCCAGAAAACGTTCTCCAAAATATTAtccaaaattttaaaacaaaaagaacTTGCATGTATTTCCAGCACCATAAACAGTTTGATTTATAAAATGATAGGAAAATATAGTTGTTGAAGGTTAAGACATACTCCCTAACATGCCAGTCTCTGCATATAGTAAATAAATGAAGAACCAAAGCACAAATTtagtgaaaatgaatttaagaaaccCAGCAGATTTATTGTGATATATGCAAAATGTGCAAAGTGTCAAACAAGCCTAAATTGATTATTtgtgtgaaaaatgtataactGTTACAGTTGTAAACAATAAGAAACTGAAAGATGAGTTTTCAGTCAAAACCTGCTGTCAATTTGCCGGTGATAAAACATGCAGCTAATATGCTGCTAAATTGTATTTATTGAAAACACTATGTATAGCGCTTTGATGACTGGAGTTGTGTTTGAGCCTTTCCAACATTTCTGTTGTCACAAAGTCAATTTTCCCTTACCTTGTAAAATACGGTCAAACCTTGTTATTTTTAACTTTATGGTCCCCAAGAAAAAACTTCCAAGATATCCAAGGGTTCAAGATATCTAGgttaaaatacttaaagaacaTGTAGTTGGGACTTCCAGCTCATTTAGACATActcatggtatttgagatatcaatGTTCAATATACTGATTTTTAACTGTATAAAGTGAAGCATTCACCATCTGGGGATGTAGGTTTACTAACTTTAATGGAATTCAGTGTGTATTCGTTCTGGGGATGTAGGTTTGCTAACTCTAATGGAATTCAGTGTATTCGTTCTGGGGATGTAGGTTTGCTAACTCTTAGACTAATGGAATTCAGTGTGTATTTGTTCATGATAGAGTTCATATTTAAGGAAAGTAATAAGAGGAATTCACATGATTTAATTGAAACACTACAATTTCTgtcaattgaatattttattttttttatctgtcaTAAAATGAAACCGGAATTTATTTAATTCACTATTGAAAGTTGTACTTAAATCTTGTACAAAGGCTTTGACAGAGGTATAAGTGAAGCTTGCATAATGCACCCTCCAGTGAGTGAATGGTCTCAAATTTCACTTCATATAAATTTTTAGTGTCCGAACTTTGAAAACtaaacaaatatttaatttcGTTTCAAAACtaatatttgttttcatatttggcAAGTTAACAAAAAAATACTACATGCATGGCTGgcatataaaacatttatttaggTTGGTCTAACATCATATCAATCCCTCTGGAGAAGTGAAACCCTTAGTTttgttaaatttaatttttctttaaatctaaaataccacatgtatttctaatatgtatatatacaatgtacatgtatatagagtcaAAATTAGATATCTGTTCATTGGAAATATATGTGAGTTACTTTAACTTTTTTTCTGATCAGTAATGcagtaaaatatttacaaatcaaaCCAATTGTCAATGAACATCAGTAATGTAAATTCAGTCTTATGAGAAaattatttagtttttcttaagtACATATTCATGAAcgatgatttattttcatattgtttgTAGGCAAGAAGACGATATATCTGTAGAAAAATGTCACTTTTTAGTGCAAGACAAATTATTTTGCAAGCTGATGTATTCTCACCATACTTGCAGAAAGGATGGAAGTCTCTTTTTGGAAAAGTGGATCATATCAATCTTAAAAAATACACACTCTATTTAGGATCAGTGTATATCCAGAAGAAATGTTGTCATAATGAAGCGAACCCAGGAGAATCTGCAAAGAAATGGACCCCTGCATTTGCTGGGAGTGTTCTGGAGAAAATGCGTGCAGAGGATAAAACATTCTATTCTGTTTCAGTAAAGGATGTTATTCAAAAGCTGCAGTGCTTGTCCAATGCACAGCTTCCAGCCGATGAAATTGAAGAACTGATCAGAGAATCTCCTTACTTTCTACAAGGCAAAAATATAGAGCCTGTCATCAACGTCTTACAAGAACATGGATTTGAAGGGCGAAGTATATTTGATATCTTTATGTCCTACAGCAGAATCACAGATGAAGATCCATCTAACTTGTTTGATTCATTGATGTTCATGAGAAAACTCTACAAAACTGACAGAAGATTTAACAATGCTCTGACTGCTTGCCCTGAAATGTTAACATTGACAAAGACTGAAATTAATGGAAGGATAAGGGCACTGCAGGACCTGTTCAAGTCAGATGATGTACTGGACCTGACTGTCAGGTCACCACACATTTTTTTCGAAGACTTTGAGACAGTTCAAGAGAAGTTTGACTATGTGTTTCACACAATGGGTATATCACAGAGGCAGATGATGTATTCAGACATGTTCAATTACCCACTGTTACACATGCAAACGAGACACACTTTCTTGGAGAGAGCAGGGTTTTATAAGAAAATCAAGAAAGATAAAGGGGAAATCAACACAAACCCACTTCTACAGGATATACTGAGACTCAGTGATAAAGTATTTGCAAAGAAATTTGGAAATATGACTGAGTTAGATTACAAAACTTTCGCTCAGTACTTTGTTATAGAATTGGATAGCATGAATGAATAAATGTGTATGAGATACTTAGGATTGGTAATAGTTGAATAAATTGTAACCAGTGCCAATTGTAACAGAAACTATAGCATTTGTTTCCCAAACAATGACCATCCTCCAAATGTACGTATGTTTTGCAATTATTCTATATTCGAGGCATACCTACCTTAGTTAGCTGTATATGCTAGTTAAGAGTGCATTTCTTTGAATAGTAAGGAAGACATGCCATCATTGAAGTACTGCATTAGCTAATCAAATTCTGTACAAGCACATGCACaaaaaaatttgcaatttttgttgattttattcAGTAATAATTTAATTTCCCTTGTAAAACACAATTTCATTGATTCATTGGAATTTATCAACATTCTTTATGTCATATAAACAAAGTTGCAAGCCATTTTTACTTTTTGTTTGgaaaataagatatctcattttaaaagagatatctttagaaaaaaaaatatctct is part of the Ostrea edulis chromosome 2, xbOstEdul1.1, whole genome shotgun sequence genome and harbors:
- the LOC125667079 gene encoding transcription termination factor 4, mitochondrial-like isoform X1 — encoded protein: MSVDFCGPFCARRRYICRKMSLFSARQIILQADVFSPYLQKGWKSLFGKVDHINLKKYTLYLGSVYIQKKCCHNEANPGESAKKWTPAFAGSVLEKMRAEDKTFYSVSVKDVIQKLQCLSNAQLPADEIEELIRESPYFLQGKNIEPVINVLQEHGFEGRSIFDIFMSYSRITDEDPSNLFDSLMFMRKLYKTDRRFNNALTACPEMLTLTKTEINGRIRALQDLFKSDDVLDLTVRSPHIFFEDFETVQEKFDYVFHTMGISQRQMMYSDMFNYPLLHMQTRHTFLERAGFYKKIKKDKGEINTNPLLQDILRLSDKVFAKKFGNMTELDYKTFAQYFVIELDSMNE
- the LOC125667079 gene encoding transcription termination factor 4, mitochondrial-like isoform X2 — encoded protein: MSLFSARQIILQADVFSPYLQKGWKSLFGKVDHINLKKYTLYLGSVYIQKKCCHNEANPGESAKKWTPAFAGSVLEKMRAEDKTFYSVSVKDVIQKLQCLSNAQLPADEIEELIRESPYFLQGKNIEPVINVLQEHGFEGRSIFDIFMSYSRITDEDPSNLFDSLMFMRKLYKTDRRFNNALTACPEMLTLTKTEINGRIRALQDLFKSDDVLDLTVRSPHIFFEDFETVQEKFDYVFHTMGISQRQMMYSDMFNYPLLHMQTRHTFLERAGFYKKIKKDKGEINTNPLLQDILRLSDKVFAKKFGNMTELDYKTFAQYFVIELDSMNE